A stretch of DNA from Pygocentrus nattereri isolate fPygNat1 chromosome 14, fPygNat1.pri, whole genome shotgun sequence:
tcccaGGGCCTTTACCTCAAGAGTGACCGTCTTATAATGGAGGTTACTACTTAGAATTGGGCAGagtttgtgtaatgcatgtCCATTGTGTAAACAGGTTGACTGTTGGGACACAAAGGCCCCAGAAATAGTTATATACTTATACTGCTCATAATGTTAGCTTTTCTCCCTCACTGGTTTTAAAGCACATGAGTGATCCTTTATTAAATGATGTCAGTCAAGATTAATGACATTTGCAGTGCTACATTTTATGAGAATatgcatggttttctttggattCTAAGTGGCAATATGTTCTCTACCTTTTTCATGCAGGTTGCATTCACCACAAGAATTTATCACCCAAATATTAACAGTAATGGCAGCATCTGTCTGGATATTCTAAGGTCACAGTGGTCACCAGCATTAACTATTTCTAAAGGTAAGGCAAGAATTCTGTTGGATTGTACCTTATATCAGAGtttaagagttttattgtcaaaTGCACAGTAGAAcatgcagttacactgtacaatgaaattcttactttgctgttcctccagtcaccaaatataatcttataaatataaagaaaattacacaaacatGTATGACCTCACTGTGTGTACCTATTTAGCCTTTGCTGGTAGAAAGCAGTTCATACTGATACTTGTGTATTCAGAATTCATAATAAAGAATTATGACCTATGTTCTGTTGCAGTTCTCTTGTCCATCTGCTCCCTGTTATGTGATCCCAACCCAGACGACCCGCTAGTTCCAGAGATAGCTCGCATATATAAAACAGACAATGAAAAGTGAGTATGTCATCAGATGATTTGGCTTGAGTAACAACAGTGAGTAAACATGGAATAACAGTATTGTACTACATTTTGCTAATGGTGCGTGTTTTGATGAgcttgtgaggatttgactggtATTTTCAGAAAATCTCTGCAGTTTTgggaggttaaaaaaaaataggagaTCTGTGTAGGAGGGAAGAGCTAGCTGACCTCTGGCATTTCCCAGTGGGCTCTGACCTGTTTGCTTTTTCCACATTCACTTCTGGGCCTCAACCAGGCTTTTGCTGGTCTTCTTTAGTGTGGAGGTCCCAAGCCTGTGCCCCCTTTCTGCATCAGCAAGCTTCACTGAGCCAGACAGAGCTAAAGTTGTTATGATTAGCTCACTCAAAAAGAACACTGACACATACAGCTAACGGTGGACAAAGGCTGGGTTGGCCATGTCCATAAAATTGCCTCTACAGCAGGCTTGGGTGGTAACGATAATTATGCCATTCTTTTCCTCAATCTAGTATTAGTTGCAGTGGTTTGAACTTTGAACTGTTGTTGCATCAGTATGCTGGGTTGCAAAACAGGCCTTTTGTTCAATCACAAGGAGGGAGAAGACTAGCCATTCACTCACAACAGCAAAAAGCAGTAGAACTGTTAGCATAGTTAGCTGGCACAAGCTATTTTCAGTGTTTCGGAAATTATGATGATCTAGCCTCTTTAACTGCTTGAGGCCACTGGTGGTTCCGAaacgcactttgtcatattcttcataaccttcatatttcataagctacattcagaagctgggcgtcgtgagGCTATAAcccttctttccagtcaaatagatggtgatggaattttaaacccttataataaaagaagctgaactcagttttttTGTCtgctgaaagtcgacccatttttccacaaatctgggatATAAactaaacagatggcgtctcttcagtgatctgctctgtaaaaataattttttataaaaaaatacaaagcgCTTCTGTAAGCATATGGCAgggtgtgatcataaaacatgttctgttaatgtgaggggagcttttacaaaaataaataaaattttatttatttcatgcagttactgaataatttgcctgaCAATTTGGTTATGTAAAcgcagatggacaaaccaacaTATACCCTGCAGAgtaagaggttaaaaaaaaaaagcaatgagtTTGAGTAAAGCATCCTGGAGCAAGAGTGGTCATAGGTTCACTCTTAGCAATACAGCCGTACCAGCCTTGATTCACATTTAAGCACACTGATGCTTCAGGCCCAGGGCAAAGCTCCGATTTGATTACTTTGCACTAGTTGCAGATATAGTCTCACGATGAGCTGGGCCAACATTCCCTCCCTCAAGTATGACTGGCCAGAAAGAAATGGTCTAGAAATAAGACTAAGCATTGCGAAAGATCTTATTGCGTAAGAGAAGGTGTGTTTGAAAGGAAATTCAAAGCTGGTTTCTTGGACGTGGATTAAGTGTgtgctgttagaaataaaggttctgtgcaggtacattttttttcattcaagatacaaacagtgtaaatgtaccctcacaggtacaacagtggttttaagctccaactgtgtaccttaaataagtgaTGGATTATAgtccagttatgttccctgactaaaggcactgagatgtacccttgagggtaccaccccaatgATGAgtttagtacttttttttttctttttttttttttttttctttttttaaactgtagttTTAGGACTAAATTGAAAGGCCAATGGCGTTtaactataaataaaaaaaatcccaattAGTTTAGGTTTAGACCTAATATGGGTCTGGGAAGCCATCCGTGTTTGTAGTCACACTAACCTCTTCAGGCTAAAGTCAGGTACACATATTAAACTGATATTTGACCACTTTTATAAACAAAgtttatattttgtaaatgaTTGCATGCTTTGAGtttttgacacatttcatgTATATCCTGATTTGTGTTGAGTGGAGTTTAAGAGGAAATTCTGttattacattgttatttaGCAGGGACAAAATCTGGACACAATCACTGAAATGTAGTTCCCTACAACCAAGACAATGTACATACAaaagtattgtattttattatcgaGTTATTGAATTGTTTGTGTATTAAGCTAAACTAATGGGACACACAATCTCATTGATTTCTTAGTGTATAAGATGTCACTGAGATACAGTATTAAATTTCCAGGTAGTACAGAAtgaagtattttaaaaaattagtatgatttcttctttgtgcAGATTTGTTTTAAACTTGTTGTTCATCTTAAACATCCAGCAAGTTTGAATGATTAATAAGCTGATCAGACGTCTGGGCGTGATGCTAATGCTGCCGTAACTCACTGGACAGTTTTAGTTAAATGGTGCTTAAATACAATTAACAGATGTCTTAAAtaatatattgtttattatttatttattttatttattatttattttatatattttatttatacttagTGACTCTGTTTGGTCAGATTCACAAGTTCAGCCTGAATTCTTATCGTATGATTTAAACAAAGTGCGCCTCATTGAGATTGGACAGTGCCACACCAGTCTAAGGTTTTGCCCCATCATTGGGAGATTTAAAATCCAAGCGGGGCTGTAGCCAATATTAATAATAGGACTAGGgggcatgaattccgatctgagccttacattaaggtcacatggccactaGGACCGTCTAGGACCACACATGAAAGTGACGCAGGTCGGAtttgagaagatcagatttgcgtgttcaaacagccctgaaaacatcagatctgagtcacattaagccaaaaaatctgatttgttccacttcaacctggtaatgtgaacgtagcttaaTTATTTTCATCTTATTGGTAATTGGTGTGTAATATCAGTCAGGCCCTAATGACGATACTCATCACAAATCTTTGCGAATTGCAGTGGAAACGTGTGGTGGTGACTCCCACACCTGATATCTTGGTTGCTTAACTTTGTAAAAATGTGCATGGTCTTGTAGCACTTAGGTAGCCAGGGCGTAAGCGGAAATGGGTATGCTGGGTAACGAAGAATGAGGATGCTTTCAGTTTTGACCTTGGCTATTTTGCAGTGTTTGTTGGCTTGAGCACAGTTGGCAGAGCCGTGCTTGCTTGCCCAGCATGCGACATTGCCATTTCATTAGCAGTCCTCTGCACCACtgttaattctctctctctctctctctctctctctctctctctctctctctctctctctctctctctctctctctctctctctctctctctctctctctctctctctctctctctctctctctctctctgtctctctgtctctctctctctctgtctctctgtctctctctctctctctctctctgtctctgtctctctctctgtctctctctctctctctctctctctctctctctctctctctctctctctctctctctctctctccctcatttccAGGTACAACAGAATAGCTCGGGAATGGACTCAAAAGTATGCCATGTGATACCCGAAGAAATATCACCCCAACAAAACTGCATTATAGCTGGAAAGAAATACCATCAATAACTGGgtacccccacccccaccccctccctgACCAAACTAGTTTTTTGCTCAGTTGTTTTCTGTCCCTTTTAAAATTTTTCACATGCTGCAAAGAAGGGGGATGTCATAGCGAGATCACGTTTTATTCATCATTAACAAGAAGCCCTTGGGTCTGAACTATGAAGCATGTATTAAACTCAAGGACCCCAGCCACTTTGTATtgaggtttaaaaaaataaataaataaagcaaataaatagagcATCAACTGCTTTTAACTCACGCCACATACTGGAGGTGCtatcaagaaaataaaaaaataaagaagtacATTCAACGGTGGTCCTACGTGAGCGATCTGTTGCTGGGTTGGCCTTCACATTTTTTATAAGCTTTTACGATAGCAATGATACGGTCTGTGAAAAATAATACTCTTGCTTATAACTGACTGTTTGGATGGACAGAATTAGTCCCATGACAGTCCCATCAGCAGTTATGAAGAACATAAGATCTATTTTATGCATGTTCATaggaaaataacagtaaatcGGTGATCTGCTGAAAATGGCGATTTGCCAACAGTGTTAAGCAAACACACGTGTCCACTTAACGGAGTTTGAAAACTTTATTTTGTTACTCCTTTTTCCtggctgttttcattttttgttttttttttcctgttgtttATAGAACTAGGAGCTATTAGTTGGTCTGTCTTCCTCCACACTGTTTGCCTGTTGCACTGAATATATGATTCGAAGCTCTTGATGGATGACCGGTCAACTAATAGCTCTACTAgctgttgatttttgttttctcaATAAAGTTCGTAAAATTAGTGCTCGGCCTATGTGTGGTATGTTCTGCATTAGTTTTATGTTGTGGTGCATACAGTGTTGGACAAAGTACAcacatcatgtacttgagttgaagtagagacacccaaggtataatattactccagtaaaagtaaagttcctccctttagacctccacttgagtaaaagtactaaaatatttgctttcaaatgtacttaagtatcaaaagtaaaagtattaaaagattgtttctaatgtcctgttatcattgtAAGAAGACTCTTGATTCATGAACTTattctaggtgaaaatactccagtgtctctcctcgtaaaccagtctttcaatagaacgtcattaattattAAGACGCTGgcgtctattaaaattatcataaagcacaaaacactgaaggtacaacagagtggctctgaaataacctGTTGCAAAGAAGCAAAGTTTGGTTCAAGATTTGTTTGCAacttttaagtttaataaaaactttaaactcaggataacaagagttttcctttactatgttgatctgtaggcctctgttcataaacataaaccagcccaaactaatttactataaaatgaaatggtgtttgtataaattcagaaaaagccgcgtcagtcacgactgcatatgtgctgcactgggtcggtatgaccaacaggtctaAACAAGCTCCagacaaagtgaccgctgtgccctgattggtgctcttgcttcaCACTTCTTTCATTGTGACGTTATGTTTTCAtacaaaccaaaaggaacgacacgttcgcataatgtagtggagtaaaaagtaagataaaTTCAGTTTGCTGTCTAGTTTGTTTTAATCTACactgtataatgtattataattaATGTTTGTTAACATAAGTGATTTTCAAACGTTTGGACGATAGCATCTTTCCTGGATACAATGAATAAAACTATTTTGATTATCCAATCTTTTAACACAAGGAAACTTCCAACATGTTGTataaaattttaatataatacaattCTCTTATAATTTACATTAACATCTGATTTAACACACCTTTGTCTGCATACAAAAGAGCTTGAGAAATGGTGTTCATTGAACTAGACATGAAATGTCtgctttatttttccattttgttctttttttgtcatgaaatacacaaaaacaaacacttccactgtgagaaggcaatGCTgggggtctgaaaggatgtgtagctgtcaagaagccctcactgagaaaaggacaaaaaattgttcccagaacaatggactgtccaccccagaaTCCAAACCTCAACGTAACAAAGTGTGGGATTGtttggattatgagaagcagaaaatgtgaccaacttctacgactgaacatcttggggaaaatatctttaaaaaaaagatctcctgaaatgaaaagctgtaaacaaagaaaaaagacagcgtggacactaaatactgaaatatttttgatattatatttagttccTGGAGCTTTTTGacctttttcctgatgctgaacaATGAATACCTTAACCAGGACAATAAGACGGGATGAACCAAAAAACGGAATGTAACAGATGTTTACATTTCTCCACAGCAGCTTTTATCTCCCATGCTTTTATCGTTATTCCTTCTAAGAGCACGGTCTCCGTTTGAAGGACGTTGTAAACACTCCAGGATCACCTCCAACAGCCAAGTATTAGGCTTGGTCTCGGACTAAATGCCACAGTGGGGATTCGCCAGTGAAGATTTATGTTATGAGGCTGCAGTCAGGCCACAAACTCAGTGAACCAACGTGCAACAGCACCTCAGAAACTGTGAACAAGTTTAATCGCCACGGGTCAGACAGCAACAGCTCTCAACAGGATGAGAACCATCAACAACTGCTGGACTATTAATAGTCCACCACAGTGATCTTCCTCATCTTTTAACAAGTCTCTGTTGCCCTGTCCTTGTAAGAGCTCCCCATATGGCCACTTGGTGCCATGTACATACATAACTACACAACATTTAGATGATttatattagattagattagattagattcatcTTATATGGTGGTTAAATCAACTGCAAAGTGTTTAGCAATGAAAACTACACCGCATGTTGTAAATGGGGatcctgctacacacacacatataaaactaGCATGTAATAAAAGACAAAGTGTGCAGACCATTAAAGTCAATACAAAGGTAAAAAATGTGAATACAACCAATGTGTTTCTCTCAGAGGCTGGAAACCAAGTTGGGATATTTTTCCCCTTTGTTGTAAAGAACTTAAAGGGACACTGCGGCCTAAATAAAAAGTTGTACTGTTGTTACAGGTGTGTTACAGCTTCAGCGGTCA
This window harbors:
- the ube2d2l gene encoding ubiquitin-conjugating enzyme E2D 2 (UBC4/5 homolog, yeast), like yields the protein MALKRIHKELTDLGRDPPAQCSAGPVGDDLFHWQATIMGPNDSPYQGGVFFLTIHFPTDYPFKPPKVAFTTRIYHPNINSNGSICLDILRSQWSPALTISKVLLSICSLLCDPNPDDPLVPEIARIYKTDNEKYNRIAREWTQKYAM